One stretch of Streptomyces sp. NBC_01363 DNA includes these proteins:
- the mqnP gene encoding menaquinone biosynthesis prenyltransferase MqnP produces the protein MSAAEAAVGSGPVHPNSKVKAFLRLVMIEHSVFALPFAYIAALTAMFQADKSIHWGTLLLVTVAMVGLRTFAMACNRIIDREIDARNPRTASRELVTGAVSVKSAWTGALVAVVLFLGAAALLNPLCLALAPAAVVPMVVYPYGKRFTHYPHAILGVAQAIGPIGAWLAVTGSWSWDAVILGLAVGIWIGGFDLIFGCQDVQADRAHGVLSVPARFGIPAALWGARVCHAVTTGLLVWFGLATEAGLFYWIGMAIVAVAFVYEHRVVRPHDLSRLNRAFFSVNGFIGIALFACALLDLLARGLTV, from the coding sequence GTGAGCGCCGCCGAAGCAGCAGTGGGCTCAGGGCCCGTACATCCGAACAGCAAGGTCAAGGCGTTCCTGCGGCTCGTGATGATCGAGCACTCGGTCTTCGCGCTGCCCTTCGCTTACATCGCCGCCCTGACCGCGATGTTCCAGGCGGACAAGTCCATCCACTGGGGCACCCTGCTGCTCGTCACGGTCGCGATGGTGGGGCTGCGGACGTTCGCGATGGCCTGCAACCGGATCATCGACCGGGAGATCGACGCCCGTAACCCGCGCACCGCGAGCCGGGAGCTGGTCACCGGGGCGGTCTCGGTGAAGTCGGCGTGGACGGGGGCGCTGGTCGCCGTCGTCCTCTTTCTCGGCGCCGCCGCGCTGCTGAACCCGCTCTGTCTGGCGCTCGCGCCGGCCGCCGTCGTGCCGATGGTGGTCTATCCGTACGGGAAGCGGTTCACCCACTACCCGCACGCCATCCTCGGTGTCGCGCAGGCCATAGGGCCGATCGGCGCCTGGCTGGCGGTGACCGGCAGCTGGTCGTGGGACGCGGTGATCCTCGGCCTCGCGGTCGGGATCTGGATCGGCGGCTTCGACCTGATCTTCGGCTGCCAGGACGTCCAGGCGGACCGGGCGCACGGGGTGCTCTCGGTGCCGGCCCGGTTCGGCATCCCGGCCGCGCTGTGGGGCGCGCGGGTCTGCCACGCGGTGACGACCGGGCTGCTGGTCTGGTTCGGGCTGGCCACGGAGGCCGGGCTGTTCTACTGGATCGGCATGGCGATCGTCGCCGTCGCGTTCGTGTACGAGCACCGGGTGGTGCGGCCGCACGATCTGTCCCGGCTGAACCGGGCGTTCTTCTCGGTCAACGGGTTCATCGGGATCGCCCTGTTCGCGTGTGCGCTGCTGGACCTGTTGGCGCGGGGCCTGACCGTCTGA
- a CDS encoding GNAT family N-acetyltransferase produces MVLTFEWDPAFDRALRDGIVELWTDVSNAGGAVGFVPPVTADDVRPELVKHLVAMAEGRTRLLIGRDEEGAVAATAFLALNTHRLMIHWLWLYTVMVHPRHQGKGYGRDLMDAAARAARGIDGIEAVRLTCRGGTGVDRFYASCGYKEVGRVPDAIRVADGDDRDDIIMLLPLGH; encoded by the coding sequence ATGGTACTTACATTCGAGTGGGACCCCGCGTTCGACCGCGCACTGCGGGACGGCATCGTCGAGCTGTGGACCGATGTCTCCAACGCGGGCGGCGCGGTCGGCTTCGTACCGCCCGTCACGGCCGACGACGTACGGCCCGAGCTGGTCAAGCATCTGGTCGCCATGGCCGAGGGGCGCACCCGCCTGCTGATCGGACGCGACGAGGAGGGCGCCGTCGCGGCCACGGCCTTCCTCGCCCTCAACACCCACCGGCTGATGATCCACTGGCTCTGGCTCTACACGGTGATGGTCCACCCCCGCCATCAGGGCAAGGGGTACGGGCGCGATCTGATGGACGCCGCCGCGCGGGCGGCCCGCGGGATCGACGGGATCGAGGCCGTCCGGCTCACCTGCCGCGGCGGCACCGGCGTCGACCGGTTCTACGCCTCGTGCGGATACAAGGAGGTCGGGCGGGTGCCCGACGCGATCCGGGTGGCCGACGGGGACGACCGCGACGACATCATCATGCTGCTGCCGCTCGGGCACTGA
- a CDS encoding rhomboid family intramembrane serine protease codes for MAASSDRSAPAWSAGSRAKTAAKVMLGWVAFLWLLEVVDAATGNSLDTFGIEPRRAGELLDVVPASFIHFGFGHVASNSVPLLVFGFLAALSGVRRFAAVAAMIIVVDGLGVWLVSPDGSNTAGASGLVFGLFGYLLVRGFVDRRALDIAAGLVVGAIWGSSILVGLSPANTAVSWQGHLFGLAAGVAAAFVFRRPTRGRSTVPPARPVM; via the coding sequence ATGGCCGCATCTTCGGATCGATCCGCGCCGGCGTGGAGTGCGGGAAGCCGCGCGAAGACCGCGGCCAAGGTGATGCTGGGCTGGGTCGCGTTCCTCTGGCTGCTCGAAGTCGTCGACGCCGCTACCGGCAACTCGCTGGACACGTTCGGGATAGAGCCCCGCCGGGCCGGCGAGCTGCTGGACGTGGTGCCCGCGTCCTTCATCCACTTCGGATTCGGCCATGTCGCCTCCAACAGCGTGCCGCTGCTGGTCTTCGGCTTCCTGGCGGCGCTGAGCGGCGTCCGCAGATTCGCCGCCGTGGCCGCGATGATCATCGTGGTCGACGGGCTCGGCGTCTGGCTGGTCTCACCGGACGGTTCCAACACGGCGGGCGCGTCCGGGCTGGTTTTCGGCCTCTTCGGCTATCTGCTCGTCCGGGGGTTCGTCGACCGCAGGGCGCTCGACATCGCCGCCGGTCTGGTGGTCGGCGCGATATGGGGCTCGTCGATCCTGGTGGGGCTCTCCCCCGCCAACACCGCGGTCAGCTGGCAGGGCCATCTGTTCGGGCTGGCGGCGGGCGTGGCGGCGGCGTTCGTCTTCCGCCGCCCCACGCGTGGCCGGAGCACGGTGCCGCCTGCCCGGCCGGTCATGTGA
- a CDS encoding UbiX family flavin prenyltransferase, producing the protein MSQHQRQPWIVGVSGASGTPFAAAVLRGLLAAGESVDLVVSRASRLTLLDETGIAYRDGHWQEDLRSWLARGADGKPHTFDVDVEGVRHWAAGDLGAGPSSGSYPAKGMLIVPASTACVAGVALGLSKDLLQRAASVTLKERRKLVVAVRETPLNGQTLKHLVSLDEAGAVVLPASPAFYAGATHIQDLVDFVAGRVLDAAGVPHDLYRRWEGELGGGSRDSRG; encoded by the coding sequence GTGAGTCAGCACCAGCGGCAGCCTTGGATTGTCGGGGTTTCAGGCGCTTCGGGCACCCCATTCGCCGCTGCGGTACTGCGCGGTCTGCTGGCCGCGGGGGAGAGTGTCGATCTGGTGGTGAGCCGGGCCTCGCGGCTGACGCTGCTGGACGAGACCGGGATCGCGTACCGCGACGGGCACTGGCAGGAGGACCTGCGCAGCTGGCTGGCGCGCGGGGCGGACGGCAAGCCGCACACCTTCGACGTGGACGTCGAGGGCGTACGGCACTGGGCGGCCGGTGATCTCGGAGCGGGACCTTCCTCGGGTTCGTACCCGGCGAAGGGGATGCTGATCGTCCCGGCCTCGACGGCCTGTGTGGCCGGGGTGGCGCTCGGGCTCTCGAAGGATCTGCTCCAGCGGGCCGCGAGCGTGACGCTCAAGGAGCGGCGGAAGCTGGTCGTCGCGGTGCGGGAGACTCCGCTGAACGGGCAGACGCTGAAGCATCTGGTGAGCCTGGACGAGGCGGGCGCCGTGGTGCTGCCCGCCTCTCCGGCGTTCTACGCGGGGGCGACGCACATCCAGGATCTGGTGGACTTCGTCGCCGGGCGGGTGCTGGACGCGGCGGGCGTGCCGCACGACCTGTACCGCCGGTGGGAGGGGGAGCTCGGTGGCGGCTCCCGCGACTCCCGTGGCTGA
- a CDS encoding menaquinone biosynthesis decarboxylase, whose amino-acid sequence MAYDDLRSLLRALEREGELKRIKAEVDPYLEVGEIVDRVNKAGGPALLFENVKGSSMPLAMNVFGTDKRLLKALGLKSYADISDKIGGLLKPELPHGFVGVREAFGKLGSMVHVPPKKVKQESAPVQEVVLTGDDVDLDLLPALFTWPEDGGSFFNLGLTHTKHPETGVRNLGLYRLQRHDRRTIGMHWQIHKDSRNHYQVAAKRGERLPVAIAFGAPPAVTYASTAPLPGDIDEYLFAGFIQGKRIEMVDCKTVPLQVPAQAEVVIEGWLEPGEMLPEGPFGDHTGFYTPQEPFPALTIDCVTMRKRPLLQSIVVGRPPTEDGPLGRATERFFLPLLKIIVPDIVDYHLPEAGGFHNCAIVSIDKKYPKHAQKVMSAIWGAHMMSLTKLIVVVDSDCDVHDLHEVAWRALGNTDYARDLTVTEGPVDHLDHASYQQFWGGKAGIDATKKWPEEGYTRDGGWPDMVESDPETAAKVDRRWKEYGL is encoded by the coding sequence ATGGCTTACGACGATCTTCGTTCCCTCCTCCGGGCCCTGGAGCGCGAGGGCGAGCTCAAGCGCATCAAGGCCGAGGTCGACCCCTACCTGGAGGTCGGCGAGATCGTCGACCGGGTGAACAAGGCGGGCGGCCCGGCGCTGCTCTTCGAGAACGTCAAGGGGTCCTCGATGCCCCTGGCCATGAATGTCTTCGGGACCGACAAGCGGCTGCTCAAGGCGCTCGGGCTGAAGTCCTACGCCGACATCAGCGACAAGATCGGCGGGCTGCTCAAGCCGGAGCTGCCGCACGGCTTCGTCGGGGTGCGGGAGGCCTTCGGCAAGCTCGGCTCGATGGTGCACGTGCCGCCGAAGAAGGTGAAGCAGGAGAGCGCCCCGGTGCAGGAGGTCGTCCTCACCGGCGACGACGTGGACCTGGACCTGCTGCCCGCGCTCTTCACCTGGCCCGAGGACGGCGGCTCCTTCTTCAACCTGGGGCTCACGCACACCAAGCACCCGGAGACCGGCGTACGGAACCTGGGGCTGTACCGGCTCCAGCGCCACGACCGCCGCACCATCGGGATGCACTGGCAGATCCACAAGGACAGCCGCAACCACTACCAGGTCGCCGCCAAGCGCGGCGAGCGGCTGCCGGTCGCCATCGCGTTCGGCGCGCCGCCCGCGGTGACGTACGCCTCCACCGCGCCGCTGCCGGGGGACATCGACGAGTACCTCTTCGCCGGGTTCATCCAGGGCAAGCGGATCGAGATGGTCGACTGCAAGACCGTGCCGCTCCAGGTACCGGCGCAGGCGGAAGTGGTCATCGAGGGGTGGCTGGAGCCCGGGGAGATGCTTCCCGAGGGGCCGTTCGGCGACCACACCGGCTTCTACACGCCGCAGGAACCGTTCCCCGCACTGACCATCGACTGCGTGACCATGCGGAAGCGTCCGCTGCTCCAGTCGATCGTGGTGGGCCGGCCGCCGACCGAGGACGGGCCGCTGGGACGCGCCACCGAGCGGTTCTTCCTGCCGCTCCTCAAGATCATCGTGCCGGACATCGTGGACTACCACCTGCCGGAGGCGGGCGGCTTCCACAACTGCGCGATCGTCTCGATCGACAAGAAGTACCCGAAGCACGCCCAGAAGGTGATGAGCGCCATCTGGGGTGCGCACATGATGTCGCTGACCAAGCTGATCGTGGTCGTGGACTCCGACTGCGACGTCCACGATCTGCACGAGGTGGCGTGGCGGGCCCTCGGCAATACGGACTACGCGCGCGACCTGACAGTCACCGAGGGTCCCGTCGACCATCTCGACCATGCCTCCTACCAGCAGTTCTGGGGCGGCAAGGCGGGCATCGACGCGACGAAGAAGTGGCCCGAGGAGGGCTACACCCGGGACGGGGGCTGGCCGGACATGGTCGAGTCCGACCCGGAGACGGCGGCGAAGGTCGACCGCCGGTGGAAGGAATACGGACTGTGA
- the mqnE gene encoding aminofutalosine synthase MqnE, producing the protein MDVGLKRELEEKVRAGERLTREDGIALYESDDLAWLGGLAHEVRTRKNGDVVHFNVNRHLNMTNVCTASCAYCSFQRKPGEKDAYTMRIEEAVRLAKAMEGENLTELHIVNGLHPTLPWRYYPRSLSALKEALPQVSLKAFTATEIHHFETISGLSASEILDELIEAGLESLTGGGAEIFDWEVRQHIVDHATHWEDWSRIHRLAHEKGLKTPATMLYGHIEEPRHRVDHVLRLRELQDETGGFQVFIPLRYQHDFVDMKDGKVRNRLQARTTMATGAEALKTFAVSRLLFDNVPHVKVFWVMHGVQTAQLALQHGADDMDGSVVEYKITHDADNYGTPNKLGREDLLDLIRDAGFRPVERNTRYEIIREYPGPDAGRRESPQPMRV; encoded by the coding sequence ATGGACGTCGGGCTCAAGCGCGAGCTGGAGGAGAAGGTCCGCGCAGGGGAGCGGCTGACCCGTGAGGACGGCATCGCCCTCTACGAGTCGGACGATCTGGCCTGGCTCGGCGGTCTCGCCCACGAGGTGCGGACGCGCAAGAACGGTGACGTCGTGCACTTCAACGTCAACCGGCACCTCAACATGACCAATGTGTGCACCGCGTCGTGCGCCTACTGCTCGTTCCAGCGCAAGCCGGGTGAGAAGGACGCGTACACCATGCGCATCGAGGAGGCCGTCCGCCTCGCGAAGGCGATGGAGGGCGAGAACCTCACCGAGCTGCACATCGTCAACGGGCTGCACCCCACCCTGCCGTGGCGCTACTACCCGCGCTCGCTGAGCGCGCTGAAGGAAGCCCTGCCGCAGGTCTCCCTCAAGGCGTTCACCGCCACCGAGATCCACCACTTCGAGACCATCTCCGGGCTCTCGGCCTCCGAGATCCTGGACGAGCTGATCGAGGCCGGCCTGGAGTCGCTGACCGGCGGCGGCGCGGAGATCTTCGACTGGGAGGTCCGCCAGCACATCGTGGACCACGCCACCCACTGGGAGGACTGGTCGCGCATCCACCGCCTGGCGCACGAGAAGGGGCTCAAGACCCCGGCGACCATGTTGTACGGGCACATCGAGGAGCCCCGGCACCGCGTCGACCACGTGCTGCGGCTGCGTGAGCTCCAGGACGAGACCGGCGGCTTCCAGGTCTTCATCCCGCTGCGCTACCAGCACGACTTCGTGGACATGAAGGACGGCAAGGTCCGCAACAGGCTCCAGGCGCGGACGACGATGGCGACCGGCGCCGAGGCGCTGAAGACCTTCGCGGTCTCGCGGCTGCTCTTCGACAACGTCCCGCACGTCAAGGTCTTCTGGGTGATGCACGGTGTGCAGACCGCCCAGCTCGCGCTCCAGCACGGTGCGGACGACATGGACGGCTCGGTCGTCGAGTACAAGATCACGCACGACGCGGACAACTACGGCACGCCGAACAAGCTCGGCCGCGAGGATCTGCTGGACCTGATCCGCGACGCGGGCTTCCGGCCCGTCGAGCGCAACACCCGGTACGAGATCATCCGCGAGTACCCGGGCCCGGACGCCGGGCGGCGCGAGTCGCCGCAGCCGATGCGCGTCTGA
- a CDS encoding DUF4232 domain-containing protein, with protein MRVRKLTFAALAVVAGLSLTACQDGEDDLGQVAPSSASSASSASGGSGSGGTDQDGGKDSAGKGSGGQGTAAGTGSSENGKVGKCRTDDLNITASDSTIGGDTEGTVAVEFKNGGGRDCVLSGYAGVDLKTSAGSLSAERTGEKATPMTLKDGESVYFGINYPLNKSGGSGVRITALVVTPPDETKSFSLEWPGAATLPATDGSGSQVKVGPMGSAGQGEG; from the coding sequence ATGCGCGTACGCAAGCTCACCTTCGCCGCCCTGGCCGTTGTCGCCGGTCTCTCGCTCACGGCCTGCCAGGACGGCGAGGACGACCTGGGACAGGTCGCCCCGTCGTCCGCGTCCAGCGCGTCTTCCGCGAGCGGCGGTTCGGGCTCGGGCGGTACGGACCAGGACGGCGGCAAGGACTCCGCCGGAAAGGGGTCCGGCGGGCAGGGCACGGCCGCCGGGACCGGCTCCAGCGAGAACGGCAAGGTCGGCAAGTGCCGCACCGACGACCTGAACATCACCGCGTCGGACAGCACCATCGGCGGCGACACCGAGGGCACCGTCGCGGTGGAGTTCAAGAACGGCGGCGGCCGGGACTGCGTGCTCTCCGGGTACGCGGGCGTCGACCTGAAGACCAGCGCGGGGTCGCTGTCCGCGGAGCGCACCGGTGAGAAGGCCACCCCGATGACCCTCAAGGACGGGGAATCGGTGTACTTCGGCATCAACTATCCGCTCAACAAGTCGGGCGGCTCCGGCGTCCGCATCACGGCCCTGGTGGTGACTCCGCCGGACGAGACGAAGTCGTTCTCCCTCGAATGGCCGGGTGCCGCCACGCTGCCCGCCACGGACGGCTCCGGCTCCCAGGTGAAGGTCGGCCCGATGGGGAGCGCCGGTCAGGGCGAGGGCTGA
- a CDS encoding Lrp/AsnC family transcriptional regulator: MDAVDRQLIQALRENGRASYAELGRLVGLSGPSVTDRINRLETAGVITGYRATVDAASLGLGVTALIGISLSDAADHEDVARRLKDLAEIEDAWFIAGDDSYMLKVRVGDVDGLEKTIRRLSGTRGVSRTRTTIVLSTKWENRVGELPDES, translated from the coding sequence ATGGACGCGGTGGACAGGCAGCTCATCCAGGCCCTCAGGGAGAACGGCAGGGCCTCGTACGCCGAGCTGGGACGGCTCGTGGGGCTCTCCGGGCCCAGCGTCACCGACCGCATCAACCGGCTGGAAACCGCCGGTGTCATCACCGGCTACCGCGCCACCGTCGACGCCGCGTCCCTGGGGCTCGGGGTCACAGCCCTGATCGGTATCTCGCTCTCCGACGCGGCCGATCACGAGGACGTGGCGCGTCGGCTGAAGGACCTCGCGGAGATCGAGGACGCCTGGTTCATCGCGGGCGACGACTCGTACATGCTCAAGGTGCGCGTCGGTGACGTGGACGGCCTGGAGAAGACCATCCGCCGGCTCAGCGGTACGAGGGGCGTCTCGCGCACCCGTACCACGATCGTGCTCTCCACCAAGTGGGAGAACCGGGTCGGGGAACTTCCCGACGAGTCGTAG
- a CDS encoding DUF4229 domain-containing protein, which produces MRLSIFVGCFVVAAVAVHFGLLPSGTNGSNIVWVILLALVLSAPLSYVLLRKQRDEMSEQIVSTVDRAKERLEANRTREDHVTQ; this is translated from the coding sequence ATGCGCCTCAGTATCTTCGTCGGCTGCTTCGTCGTCGCAGCCGTGGCCGTTCACTTCGGCCTGCTGCCCTCCGGGACGAACGGCTCCAATATCGTCTGGGTGATTCTGCTCGCCCTGGTCCTGTCCGCGCCGCTCAGCTATGTGCTGCTGCGCAAGCAGCGCGACGAGATGTCCGAGCAGATCGTGTCCACGGTCGACCGGGCCAAGGAGCGCCTTGAGGCGAACCGCACCCGCGAGGACCACGTCACCCAGTGA
- a CDS encoding TetR/AcrR family transcriptional regulator — protein MPRAVREQQMMDAAVQTFGQRGYRAASMDEIAELAGVSKPLVYLYLNSKEELFTACIRREAKALVEAVRAGAEPGLPADRQLWSGLRAFFTHTAEHPDGWAVLHRQARTHGEPFADEVTAMRDEIVAFVTELIGAAAREAHHDPALPDRDVSGLAQALVGAAESLAGWANETPGVSAKEAAATLMNFSWAGLENLMNGRPWQPPNPSAR, from the coding sequence ATGCCGCGGGCCGTGCGCGAGCAGCAGATGATGGACGCCGCCGTGCAGACCTTCGGGCAGCGCGGGTACCGGGCCGCCTCGATGGACGAGATCGCCGAGCTGGCGGGGGTGTCCAAGCCGCTCGTCTACCTGTATCTCAACTCCAAGGAAGAACTCTTCACCGCCTGTATCCGACGCGAGGCGAAAGCGCTGGTCGAAGCGGTGCGGGCGGGGGCGGAGCCGGGGCTTCCGGCCGACCGGCAACTGTGGTCCGGGCTGCGGGCGTTCTTCACGCACACGGCGGAGCATCCGGACGGCTGGGCGGTGCTGCACCGCCAGGCGCGTACGCACGGCGAGCCGTTCGCCGACGAGGTGACGGCGATGCGGGACGAGATCGTTGCATTCGTGACGGAGCTGATCGGGGCTGCGGCGCGCGAGGCGCACCACGATCCGGCGCTGCCCGACCGTGATGTGTCGGGGCTCGCGCAGGCGCTCGTGGGGGCCGCGGAGTCGCTCGCCGGGTGGGCGAACGAGACCCCGGGCGTCTCGGCGAAGGAGGCCGCGGCCACCCTGATGAACTTCTCCTGGGCGGGTCTGGAGAACCTTATGAACGGCCGTCCCTGGCAGCCGCCGAACCCGTCCGCCCGGTGA
- a CDS encoding dicarboxylate/amino acid:cation symporter codes for MSANPASTAAGSPSGSGFRIPKVPFWAQIVAGLVLGVVLGWLTRTYDIGWLYTTLDKVGHLFVQLLKLAVAPLVFFAILVSITNLRKVNNAARLATRTLLWFMITSLIAVAIGLAIGLVTNPGSGTGLTPKDGKLPEHAGSWLDFLTGIIPDNVITPFTELNVLQIVFMAAVAGIAALQLGEKAQPILTLSESVLELLQKALWWVIRLAPIGTVGLIGYAIADYGWDLIGKYATFTADVYIGCALVLFGVYPLLLATVAKLSPVQFFKGAWPAIQLAFVSRSSVGTMPVTQKVTERLGVPKEYASFSVPFGATTKMDGCAAIYPALAAIFIAQIFDVQLGVGDYVLIAFVSVIGSAATAGLTGATVMLTLTLSTLGLPLEGVGLLMAIDPILDMMRTATNVAGQALVPVIVAAREKILDHDAYNSASSSPVDGDEVRDTEPERVPVAA; via the coding sequence GTGTCCGCGAACCCCGCGTCCACCGCTGCCGGCAGCCCGTCCGGCTCCGGTTTCCGTATACCCAAGGTCCCGTTCTGGGCCCAGATAGTCGCCGGCCTCGTCCTCGGTGTCGTACTCGGCTGGCTCACGCGTACGTACGACATCGGCTGGCTCTACACCACGCTCGACAAGGTCGGCCACCTCTTCGTCCAGCTGCTGAAGCTGGCCGTCGCGCCCCTCGTCTTCTTCGCGATCCTGGTGTCGATCACCAACCTGCGCAAGGTCAACAACGCCGCCCGGCTGGCCACCCGCACCCTGCTCTGGTTCATGATCACTTCGCTGATCGCGGTCGCCATCGGCCTCGCGATCGGCCTGGTCACCAACCCGGGCTCCGGTACGGGCCTCACGCCGAAGGACGGCAAGCTGCCGGAGCACGCGGGCTCCTGGCTCGACTTCCTGACCGGCATCATCCCGGACAACGTGATCACGCCGTTCACCGAGCTGAACGTGCTCCAGATCGTCTTCATGGCCGCCGTCGCCGGTATCGCCGCGCTCCAGCTCGGCGAGAAGGCCCAGCCGATCCTCACCCTCAGCGAGTCCGTCCTGGAGCTCCTCCAGAAGGCCCTGTGGTGGGTCATCCGCCTCGCCCCCATCGGTACCGTCGGCCTCATCGGCTACGCGATCGCCGACTACGGCTGGGACCTGATCGGCAAGTACGCGACGTTCACCGCCGACGTCTACATCGGCTGCGCCCTGGTGCTGTTCGGTGTGTACCCGCTGCTGCTCGCCACCGTCGCCAAGCTCAGCCCGGTGCAGTTCTTCAAGGGCGCCTGGCCGGCGATCCAGCTGGCCTTCGTCTCCCGCTCCTCGGTCGGCACCATGCCGGTCACCCAGAAGGTCACCGAGCGCCTCGGTGTCCCGAAGGAGTACGCCTCCTTCTCCGTCCCGTTCGGCGCCACCACCAAGATGGACGGCTGCGCCGCGATCTACCCGGCGCTGGCGGCGATCTTCATCGCGCAGATCTTCGACGTGCAGCTGGGTGTCGGTGACTACGTCCTGATCGCGTTCGTCTCGGTGATCGGTTCGGCGGCCACCGCCGGTCTCACCGGTGCCACGGTCATGCTGACCCTCACCCTGTCGACGCTGGGCCTCCCGCTGGAGGGCGTCGGTCTGCTCATGGCCATCGACCCGATCCTGGACATGATGAGGACGGCCACGAACGTGGCAGGTCAGGCGCTGGTCCCGGTGATCGTCGCGGCCCGCGAGAAGATCCTCGACCACGACGCGTACAACTCGGCCTCGTCCTCCCCGGTCGACGGCGACGAGGTGCGCGACACCGAGCCGGAGCGGGTGCCGGTCGCCGCGTAA
- a CDS encoding MaoC/PaaZ C-terminal domain-containing protein, translating to MPNPNVSLVRATVTSPFKRAGHPGATLPADRAVLPAAPIAAGPLASYNRICGFTDPGPLPLTYPHVLGFPLAMRLMTARRFPLPVVGLVHTWIEITRHRVLHPTDMLELTVYAQELTPHRRGTEVTVATEARLSGELVWESRSGYLSRHPRSTPPAGRPSGPPGSAHGTPAAELPAVAEWRLPGDLGRRYGAASGDRNPIHLYPLTARLFGFPRAIAHGMWTVARCLAESPRPDEVHWVRADFKAPVLLPATVTYAADATGFQLRGTGRVHLTGRTGSAAARDGRS from the coding sequence GTGCCGAATCCGAACGTGTCACTTGTACGGGCAACCGTCACGTCCCCGTTCAAGAGGGCCGGTCACCCCGGCGCCACCCTGCCCGCCGACCGGGCCGTGCTCCCGGCCGCACCGATCGCGGCCGGCCCGCTCGCCTCGTACAACCGGATCTGCGGCTTCACCGACCCGGGCCCGCTGCCGCTCACCTACCCACACGTACTGGGCTTCCCGCTCGCCATGCGGCTGATGACCGCCCGGAGGTTCCCGCTGCCGGTCGTCGGGCTCGTCCACACCTGGATCGAGATCACCCGGCACCGGGTGCTGCACCCCACGGACATGCTCGAACTCACGGTGTACGCCCAGGAGTTGACACCGCACCGGCGCGGCACCGAGGTCACGGTGGCCACCGAGGCACGGCTGTCGGGCGAGCTGGTCTGGGAGTCCCGCAGCGGCTACCTCTCCCGGCACCCGAGAAGCACACCACCGGCAGGACGTCCGTCCGGGCCGCCCGGATCGGCGCACGGCACCCCGGCCGCGGAGCTTCCCGCCGTCGCCGAGTGGCGGCTGCCCGGCGATCTGGGACGGCGTTACGGCGCCGCCTCGGGCGACCGGAACCCCATCCACCTGTATCCGCTCACCGCCCGGCTCTTCGGTTTCCCCCGGGCCATCGCCCACGGCATGTGGACCGTCGCCCGCTGCCTGGCCGAGTCACCGCGGCCCGATGAAGTCCATTGGGTGCGGGCCGACTTCAAGGCCCCCGTCCTGCTGCCCGCCACCGTCACCTACGCGGCGGACGCCACCGGCTTCCAGCTGCGCGGCACCGGCCGGGTCCACCTCACCGGGCGGACGGGTTCGGCGGCTGCCAGGGACGGCCGTTCATAA